Within Campylobacter jejuni, the genomic segment AAGCGATAATAAAAGCTAAATTCTTCTCATCAAAAGCATAAAAAGCACTAGCTGTATAAACACCTTTTTCATCAATCATAGCCCAAGATAAAAGCTGCTCATTTTTTATAAATTCTAAAATTCTTTCATCCATATTGTAAAAATTATACTAAAATATTTTTAAAAATAACCGATTTTTAATTTAAACTATAAATATAAGGGGAAGAAATGCAAATTGATGCTAGCAAAAACCAAAGTTTTTCGATGGATTATACAACAAAAAGTGGCAAACATTTAGCCTTATCTATGTATGATAATCAAAGCGTAAGTTATGCAAACAATGAAGAAGGCAAGACTCTTAATCTTAAGCGTCAGTATGGCTTTAGTTTTACTTTTGAAGGCTCTAAGCTCACACAAAATGATCTTGATGAGATTAAAAATGCTATGAAAGAAGTTGAACCTATGATCAAAGACTTTTTAGCAAATTCTAAAGTCGGAGAGTTAAAGCCAAAAGAAATTATAGAATCAGCTATGCAAATGGCAAATGTTCTACCAACACCAAATGATGAAAACCATCAAAATGCTATTATGAATAATTTTACAAATAAACTCAGTGATTTACTAAAACAAAATCAAACAGATGATAAAGATATCAATGCTTCTATGCTTGAAGATAGCAAAAAACTTCTCGATGAAGTTTTAGAACAAATGAAAAAACAACTTGAAAAACAACTTGAAAAACAACTTGAAAAACAACAAGAAAAAGCCAAGGAAAATCAAGATAAGACAGATGATAGTTTAAATCTTTACGCTTAAATCATATAATATTAAAAATTATCAAGGAGTTTTAAATGACAAATATCGAAATTTTAGAAAATATGCTCAAACTCCAACAAAAACTCAACGATGAAACAAACGGCTTAAATTGGGAAAATGGCTATACCAAAGAAGGAAAACTGATCAGTTGGAGACGCTGTATTTATATGGAATGTGCAGAACTTATAGACTCTTTTGCATGGAAACATTGGAAAAACATTTCAAGTCCAACAAATTGGGAAAATGTACGCATAGAGATTGTTGATATTTGGCATTTTATCTTAAGTCTTTTACTTGAAGAATATCGCAATAAAAATGGAAACAATTTTAAAATTATAGCCAATGAAGTGATTTCAGTGAGTGTATTTCAGGATTTTTGCAAAGAAGAAGAGCATCCTAATGAGAGTGATATTTATGGTATTTTAAATGACATAGAGCTTATTATCCATAAATGCAGTGGCTTTGGATTTAATCTTGGAGAATTGCTTTCAACCTATTTTACCCTAGCTATTAAATGTGGGCTAAATCTTGAAATTCTTTATAAAACCTACATAGGTAAAAATGTTTTAAATATTTTTAGACAAAACAATGGTTACAAAGATGGTAGCTATAAAAAAACTTGGAATGGTAAAGAAGATAATGAAGTTTTAGCTCAAATTTTAGAACAAGAGCTTGATTTTGATGCTATTTATAAAAAACTAGAAGAATGCTACAAAAAGGCATAATTTGGATATTTTAAAACTTGCGATCAAAGATTTTTTAAGTCTTAAATTTTTAAAATTTGCCTTAATTCCTTTGATTTTTAGCCTTGTACTTATGCTTTTTTTAGGAGTACTTGGCTTTTCGGCTTTGCTGGATTATTTTAATTCTTTATTTAGCGTTGGAGAGGATTCGTTTTGGGCGTGGTTTTATGCCCTTCATTTTGTGCAAATTTTAATCACCATCATAAGCTTTTTATTTTCAGGTTTTATTGTTGTTTTTGCTTCGGTTTTTTTAGCCCTTTTTATCACTTCTTTTCTCACTCCTTTTATCGCTAAAGAAATCAACCAAAAATATTACCATTATGATAATACAAACGAAGTTTCAACCCTAAAAACTATCTTTGAAATTTTTAAAATATTTATAAAATTTATAGGGATTTTTTTACTTTGCACCTTGGCTTTATTTTTACCTTTTATCAATATTTTTGTATATTATCTTGCCTTTTATTATCTCTTTCACAAACTTTTAATGATTGATATTACAAGCACGATTTTAGACAAAGAAAGTTTTAAAAGCTTTCATTCTGATTTTTCGCCTTTAGAGTTTAAATTTAGCACTCTTTGTTTTTATCTACTCTCATCAGTACCACTTTTAGGACTTTTTTTACAAGTGTTTTTTATGATTTTTCTCACACATTTAGGCTATCAAAGAATTTTAAAACTAAAAGCTAAGGCTTGAAATATCGATTTTATGATTATATAAATAAGCTCTTAAAAGTCTTGGAATTTTAGCTATTCTGCATTCTTCTTTAAAATTTTTAGGTAATTTTTGACAAGTTTCATACTCAAAAACAATAGCTTGTTCGTTTTTATATACAAGTGCTATTTTACCACCTAAAACACAATCACCCCTTAAAAGCTCCTTTCTTTGTGCTGTGCTTAAAAGTAAACCTTTAATTTTCACCGCTCTAGCGATCAAGCTTTCATTTTTAGGGCAAATAAGAAGTCCTTGAATTTCTTTGATATTTTCAAAATCATAAAGTTTTTTCCTATCTTCATCAAGATAAGAAAAACTTCTTTTTAAACCCTGATGAAATTTACTCACAAAGGCATTAGAGAATTTTTTTCTTATATAATTTCTAAAATATTTTTCATTTTCATTACTTTCATCATGGAAATAAAAAATATCTTTTTCTTTTAAAAAAGATGAAATTTCATCTTTACTTATAAAGAGTAAAGGGCGTAAAAGTGTATAATTTTGGCGTTTTTCACACTCTTGCATACCTAAAATTTCAGCCAAACCTGCTCCTCGTGAAAGTTGCATCAAAAACCATTCAAATTGATCGTTTAAATGATGGGCTAAGATAAGATGATCATAATCTTGCTCAAGACAAATTTTTTCAAAAAAATCATAGCGAAAATCTCTGGCTTTTTTTTCAAAATTACTTTGAAATTTAGGAGCGTGTTTTATGAAAATTTTTTTATGAAATCTTAAAGCAAGTTCTTTGGCTTTTAACTCTTCTAAATCACTATTTTTTCTTGTTTTGTAATTTATCATCACAAGATCAAAGTCGATCTTTTCTTGCATTAAAAGATAAAAAAGCGCACTAGAATCACTTCCATAAGAAAAAGCGAGTAAATTTTTACCCTTTTTTAAAAGGGCTAAAATTTCATCTTTAATTTGCATCTACTTTTCTTAAAGCCTTAGCAAGGAGCTTTTTATCAAGGTTTTGTAAAATTTCACATTCATAAATTTGCCCCATTTCTAAATTTCCACATTCGCTTTCATTGATAAGAATTTCTCCATCAATCTCTCTATCCCATCTTAAATCTTTAGCTGCGATAAAAAACTCTCCCTCACTACTTTCTCCTGTGCAAACTACTAAACGCTTTTGCCCTACTTCTTTTTCAAAACTTTTTTCTATCACTTCATCAACAATTTTTTCTATGATTTTAAGCCTTTTATTGATCACTTTAAAAGACACTTGCTCCATATCAAAAGCGGCTGTATCTTCTTCCTTAGAATACGCAAAAACGCTTATCCTATCAAAACCAAAGTCTTTAACAAACGCACAAAGCTCTTCAAAATCCGCCTCACTTTCACCTGGATGCCCTACGATAAAGCCCGTGCGTAAAAAACTATTTGGCACACTTTTCATTAAATTTAGCATTTCTTTAAGTCTTGTGCTATTTGCCCCACGCTTCATGATTTTAAGCATATTATCACTTATGTGTTGTAAAGGCATATCAAAATAATTTACAAAAATTTCAGAAGCTATAATGCGTTTGATCAAAGCTTCACTCGCACTCGTAGGATAAAGATATAAAATTCTAGCCGCTCTTATGCCTTTGATTTTTTCCACCTCATCGATTAAGCGTATAAGCCCATCTTTTTCACCCTTATCAAACAAATAAGAACTCGTATCTTGTGCAATAAAAGAAAAGTCCTTATAACCTCTAGCCACCAAATCTTTAAGCTCAGCTATAATGCTACTTATTTCGCGAGATTTTAACTTGCCTTTAAAACTTGGGATGGCACAAAAAGAGCATTTTTGATTACAACCTTCGGCGATTTTTATAAAAGCATGGGAATTTGAACCTGTGATAATGCGTTTGGAATTTTCACCCTGCAAATAAGTCGAATTGGAAAATAAATTTGTTTTTTTAAGTATCATTTCATCAATTCTTTCATAATCACCCACACCTGTGAAAAGATCAACCTCAGGAAGTTCTTTCATAAGTTCTTCGCGGTAACGCTGCATCAAACAACCCGTAACCACCAAAAGAGAATCTTTTTTTCTTTGTTCGTGCAAATCCAAAATCGCATTAATGCTTTCTTTTTTTGCACTATCGATAAAACCACAGGTATTTACGATCAAAACATCGGCTTTGCTTGGTTCATCGCAAAGCTCATAAGCACTAAGGCGTCCTAGCATGATCTCACTATCGACTAAATTTTTATTACAACCTAAAGACATAAGATAAAGTTTTGACATTTTTTTCCTATATTAAAGTTTTCTTTTGATATAATTTTTGATTTTAAAAATATAATTATAGCAAAGAAATTTTATGGATAATTACGAATTTAGCGAACTTTTAAAAACTTTAAAAAACAAAGTCGGCAACATAGCCTCCATCATCAAGCCTGAAAATATCCAAACAAGGCTTAAAGAAATCGAAGAACTTGAAAATTCTCCTTCTTTTTGGAGTGATGTGAAACAAGCAGGGATCATAGGAAAAGAAAAAACCAAAATCACCAATCTACTTAAAAACTATGAAAATGCTTTTAATGCACTAAATGACGCAAACGAACTTTTCGATCTAGCCAATAGCGAAAACGATACAGAAACGCTTGAAGCTTTATTTAATGATGCACCAAAACTTGAAGATACTATCACAAGTCTTGAAATTTCCATGCTTTTAAGTGGGGAAAATGATGGTAAAAATGCCATTGTTTCCATTCATCCAGGTGCGGGCGGAACAGAAAGTAATGACTGGGCAAGCATACTTTATAGAATGTATTTAAGATTTTGCGAAAGAGAAGGTTTTAAAGTCGAAACTCTAGACTTTCAAGAAGGCGAAGAAGCAGGGCTTAAAGATGTGAGCTTTTTAGTTAAAGGCGAAAATGCTTATGGTTATTTAAAGGCTGAAAATGGTATCCATCGTTTGGTAAGAACTTCTCCTTTTGATAGTGCAGGACGCCGCCATACAAGCTTTTCAAGTGTTATGGTAAGTCCTGAACTTGATGATGATATAGAAATTGAAATCGAAGAAAAAGATATAAGAATAGATTATTACAGAGCAAGTGGTGCAGGCGGACAACATGTTAATAAAACAGAATCAGCTGTGAGAATCACGCATTTTCCAACTGGTATAGTTGTACAATGCCAAAATGACAGAAGTCAGCACAAAAACAAAGCTACCGCTTTTAAAATGCTAAAATCTCGCCTTTATGAACTTGAACTCATGAAACAACAAGATAGTGCTAATGCTGGAGAAAAAAGCGAGATAGGCTGGGGGCATCAAATCCGCTCTTATGTGCTTTTCCCTTATCAGCAAGTCAAAGACAATCGCAGTGGAGAAGCTTTTTCTCAAGTGGATAATATCCTTGATGGGGATATTAAGAAAATGATAGAAGGCGTTTTGATTGCTTTAAAAGCGGAGTAATGACAAGGACTAGAATGGAAAATGAACTCATTGTTAGTAAAAATATGCAAAATATAATCATAGCAGGAAATGGACCTAGCCTAAAAAATATTAATTATAAAAGACTGCCTAGAGAATATGATGTTTTTAGGTGTAACCAGTTTTATTTTGAAGATAAGTATTATTTAGGAAAAAAGATTAAAGCAGTATTTTTTAATCCTGGTGTCTTTTTACAACAGTATCACACTGCAAAACAACTTATACTAAAAAATGAGTATGAAATAAAAAATATTTTTTGCTCTACATTTAATTTATCTTTTATTGAAAGCAATGATTTTTTACATCAATTTTATAATTTTTTCCCCGATGCAAAACTTGGCTATGAAGTTATTGAAAACCTTAAAGAATTTTATGCTTATATAAAATACAATGAAATTTATTTCAATAAAAGAATTACTTCAGGCGTCTATATGTGTGCAATTGCTATTGCATTAGGATATAAAACCATCTATTTATGTGGCATTGATTTTTATGAAGGAGATGTTATTTATCCTTTTGAAGCTATGAGTACAAATATAAAAACAATCTTTCCTGGAATAAAAGATTTCAAACCTTCAAATTGTCATTCTAAGGAATACGATATAGAAGCATTAAAATTGTTAAAATCAATATACAAAGTTAATATCTACGCATTGTGTGATGATTCTATTTTGGCAAATCATTTTCCTTTATCAATTAATATTAATAACAATTTCACTTTAGAAAATAAGCATAATAATTCTATAAATGATATTTTATTGACTGACAATACTCCTGGCGTAAGTTTTTATAAAAATCAACTTAAAGCTGATAATAAAATTATGCTTGATTTTTATAATATTCTTCATTCTAAAGATAATTTAATTAAATTTTTAAACAAAGAAATTGCGGTATTAAAAAAACAAACCACTCAACGAGCTAAAACAAGAATTCAAAACCATCTATCCTATAAACTAGGACAGGCTTTGATTATAAATTCTAAAAGTGTATTAGGCTATTTATCTTTACCTTTTATAATATTAAGTATTGTTATTTCACATAAACAAGAACAAAAGGCTTATAAATTTAAAGTAAAGAAAAATCCAAATTTAGCCTTACCTCCTTTAGAAACTTATCCTGATTATAAAGAAGCTTTAAAAGAAAAAGAATGTTTTACTTATAAACTAGGAGAAGAATTTATTAAAGCTAGTAAGAATTGGTATGGGGGGGGGTATATCAAGTTTTACTTCAAAGATGTGTCTAGGTTAAAGAGAGAAATAAAAGAAAAATAAGTAATTTCTGCAAAATGTCGGTATAAAAAAATCGGTATAAAAAAATTAGAAAGATAGCGGGACTTTCCCGCTTGTTTTATTATCTTACATAAATTCTATAGGCATCAACTACAGGACAATAAATTCTTTTTTTAAGATCACTATCGCAACGAACATAAACAACTTTATAGTCTTTTTTATCGTTTGGATTTAATAAGAAAACATAGTTTGAATATGGATATTTATCTATTTCTAAATCACGCTTCATTTCTTTGATTTTACCTTCTGGGTCTTTGAAATCACTAATTGCTCTGACTGAAGTATAATCATGAAGCTTATAATTTGGATATTTTTTTCATAATCTCTTGATTACCTAAATCAAACATAGCTTGATCGTTGCCATTGTTTTTTAATTCGACTAAACCGCCATCGCCACAACCTATAATTAAAGTCATAGCTCCCAAAGCCAAAGCACTTGTTAAAATCTTTTTCATTATTTTTGCTCCTAGTTTTAAAATTAAATTAATATAACTATACCTAAATTTAAAATTTAAATATCATTTTTGCAATAAATTCTAAAGTAAAAATCACATAAAAATTTAACTCATAATCATTTCACTCAAACAAATTTTTATGCAAAATTTCTTCTAAAACCACAGTAGCATAAGAGCCTTTTTGCAAGAAAAACTCTATACAAAAATGAGCTTTTTCTTCATCATAACGCCATTTTAACCCTTCTAAATATCCCCACATAAAGCGTCTTGAACCTTGCATTTTAGCCTTAAACTCCAAAGCATCTTTAAAAATTTCATTTTCTAAATTTAAAGCCAAACCTTCTCCTGTTTCATAAGCCTTAGCACCGATTAAAAGTCCCATAGCGCTAATGTCTCTTGCTCTAAAACGCTCAAGCTCAGCACTCAAATCCTCACATAAAAAACACTTTCCAAAAGGATAATGCCCTAAAACCTCGCCTTTTAAAAGTTTAAAAAATTGCTCTTGTTTTTTAAGTTCCTTGGCTTCTTTAGAAATTTTATAAATTTGGATCAATTCTTTTTCGCTAAAATCATTTGCAAAATGTGATAACTCCACTCTTTTACTCAAATAGCGATTAAAAAGCTCACTTTGAAAAGCTGAAATTAAAAACTCTTTCATTTTTACATTTTTCATCTTTTTGCCACGCAAAATTTCAAACCCTTCTTTGTAATTATCCCCAAATTTTCCAAAACGCTGATAACCAAAATAATTCGCAAAACCTTGTTTATCCAAATTCATCAAAGCTTGTTCTAGTTTTAAAGCATCACTTGGTAAAACTTTTTTTAAGCGTATGAAAAAAGAATTTCCTTTTAAATGCCCTATCCTTAGCTTGTTTTCATGGATAAAAGTTTCTAAAATTTTAAGTTTAGGATGAGAAAAATTTGACAAAAAACTCTCAAATTTTTTAGGCATAGAAAGGTATTGAAAGGTTGATCCTTGCTTGTCTTTAAGCCCTGCATAACCAAAATCTCTTATTTTAACCCCACTTGCTTCGCTTAAAATTTTTAAAGCTTCATTTGTGGTTAAATCTTTTTTATTGATATGCAAAATAAGATGCTCGCCCTTACCACTAAATTCATACAAAGGTCTTTCACGCACTACAAAATCATCGCTATTTTTACTAAAATACGCATTAATAGGGCTGTGTTTTAAACTATACAAAGGCTTAAAAATGGTGTTCTCTTCCGCTAAATCCATATTTTCCTTTCACTGCTTTTCCAAAGATATTTAATTTCACGCCGTGTTTTTTGGCTATTGTTTTTATATTTTGACGCTCTTTTTCATCAAAAGCAAACAAAATTTCATATTCTTCTCCACTATAAAGCGTATAATCATCAAGTTTTTTAAACCAAGAAATACCACATTTATTTAAGGCTAAAAGCCTTGATAAATCTTTGCTTAAACCATCTGAAATATCCATAGCACAAGAAATTAAAGGTGCGATTTCATAAAAAAAACTAGCTCTTAATTTTGGCTTTATAAATACATGGTTTGGTTTTAAAGCACCCCCATTTTGTAAAATTTCAAGCCCTTTTAAACTTCGCCCTAATTTTCCTGTATAAGCAAGCAAATGTCCCTTTTTTAAACCTTTTCTAAAAACAGCTTTATTGTTAATCTTTGAAATGATAGTAAGACTAATGTCTATTTTATCATTGCTTATAGTATCGCCGCCTATGATTTTTATATTAAATTTCCTAGATGTTTTTAAGAAGCCTTTTTGCAAGGCTTTGATCTCATTTTCGCTTAAATTTTTTGGTAAAGCAAGTCCTAAAAGTGCGTATTTTGGCACAGCATTCATCGCAATAGCATCTGAGATATTAACAAGCATTGCTTTTGTAGCAATTTGCTCTAAGCTAAGCCACTCTCTTTTAAAATGCACGTTTTCAAAAAACAAATCCTTACTAAAACACCAATCATCAATAACAGCTCCATCATCGCCATTTTTTTCATTTAAAAAAGCTTTGATAATAAAATCTTCTTTGTTCATAATGCGTGATTTTATAAAATTTCCTTTTAAATTCTAGTGAATTTTAGAAAAATTTTATATAATATAGAAATATTTAAGGAAAAACCATGAAAAAATTAGAATTAAGAATTTTTAGATTTGATAAAACCAAGGATTATGAGGCTTATTATAAACCTTATATTTATGATAATTATGAAAATTTTGCAAGCTTTTATGATCTGCTTTTGCAAGTTCAAGATGATGATATTTATTTTGATTTTGATAAAGATGAAGATACTTACATAGTTGTAAATAAGCAAATCATACCACTTTTTACACCTTTGGAAAAAATAGCAAAAGAATTTGATTTTAGTCTTTGTATCGAACCTTTAAGCACAAAAAGAGCTATTAAAGATCTTATCATGGATAAAAATGATTTTTTAGACAAATACAAATATCTTGAAAAATTTGGCGATGAAGAAGATAAAAAGCTTTATGCAAAATATGATTATTTATATTATGCAAGTGAAATTTTAGACTATCTTCCTGAATATATGGGCGATGGAGTGTTTTATTTGGCTTCAAAAATGATAGAAAAATATCCTGAAAAAAAGATAGAAATTTTAAAAACTTTAGCAGATAAAGAAAAGGGTATTTTTTATCATCTTGAAAGCAAAAATGAAATTTTAGAAACAACGATCAAAAACCTACAAAATGAAATTTTAAATTTAGGGCTTTTTGATAAAAATATTTTACACTTTGATTTACCTAAAACCAATGCTTTTGATAATGAGATCAAAGAACTTAAAGAAATTAAACATAATTTTAAAGATTTCAATATAGCTTTTTATGGTTTTAATGCTTGCGATACTTTAAAATCCAAACTTAAGGCTAAATTTATTTCCTATGAAAACAGTACAAAAAATAATGGCTTTAGCTTGCTTAATCTAAATCCTACGCTAAGCTATAAAATGGCTGCAGATATTGTTTTGGACGCTTATGATAGCGGGGCTGATTTTATGGTAGTAAAAGAAGAAAAAGATTTTTATCTTTTTGATACTTGTGCTAAAAAACTTATGCAAACAAGCGGAAGGGAATTTGAAGACTTTTATATTTTGAGCCATTTTGAGTTTTTAGCCCTTATCGAAGGCATACAAGCTCCATCATTAAAAAATCACACTTTAAAGGTTAGTTTGATATGAAAATCTCTTTAGAATGTAAAGATCTCATCATAGAAAAAACTTTAGAACTTTTTTTAAAAGATCATTTGGTAATGAAAAAAGATTGTGATTTCATCATTAGCGATGAAAAAATTCACACCGCAAAACCCTTATTTATCATCTCTAAAAACTCTCCATTTTTAAGCATACCATTTAGCAAAGAAGTCTTGTTTGAGTCTTTAAATGAATTTGATAATGCCTTAAAAGCAGCAGCTTTGCAACTTGCACTTGAACAAAAAAGACTGCTTGAAGAAAAAATTGACGCTATTGCTTTGGAATTTAAAAAAGATTATGAAAATAAAATCGATCTTGCCATAAAAGATCTTAAAAACAAACTCGTAAAAGCACTTAATGATGAATGATGAATTTATAAGCGTTAAAGACTTTTTTAATCACAATGAAAAAAGAAAAAAATTTCTTCAAAAACAAGAAATTAGTTCCCCTAAAGAAAAAATAAAAAAAGTCAAAGAAACAAAGCTTTATACAAATATAGAAAGTGGTAAATACAAAGGAAAAAAACTACTTTTACCTAGCCTTACAACAACAAGAAGTACTAAAAGCATAGTAAAAAGTTGTGTTTTTAATGTAATAAGGGAAGATTTAAGAGATAAAATTTTCATTGAAGCCTTTGGCGGAAGTGCTTTGATGGCGGCTGAAGCACTAAGTAATCATGCTTTAAAATCTTATGCTATAGAATTTGATGTAAAAGCTTATAAAATTGCTTTAGAAAATGCTAAAAATATAGATCCAAATTTAGAAGTTATCCACGCAAATACTTTTGAAATTTTACCTAAACTCATAGAAAATTCAAAAAATGAAATCATCTTATATCTTGATCCACCTTTTGATATCAGGGAAGGTTTTAGCGATATTTATGAAAAAATTTATCATTTTTTAGAAAATTTAGATTTAAAGACTTTAAATTTAATCATTTTTGAACACCACTCAACCATAAAAACTCCCGAAAAAATCCAAAATTTTCAAAAAGTCAAAGAAAAGAAATTTGGATCAACAAGTTTAAGTTTTTATAGCCTAAACTAATTATCTCTTCCTAAACTCCCTCTTCAACCTAGGCACATCTTTGAATGCAAATTTGATATACCCCCCCCCATACCAATTCTTACTTGCTTGTATCAAAGCTTCTCCTAATTTATAAGTAAAACATTCTTTTTCTTTTAAAGCTTCATTATAATCAGGATAAGTTTCTAAAGGAGGTAAGGCTAAATTTGGATTTTCTTTTATTTTTTCTTCATAGGCTTTTTGTTCAAATTTATGTTTGTCTTTTATATATAATAATACATAAGGCATTCTTATATATCCTAATATACTTTTTGAATTTTCTATCAAAGCTTGTCCTAGTTTATAGGATAGATGATTTTGGATACGGGATTTGGCTTTTCTATAATGATTTTTATCGGTTTGATTTGAAGGTTTATTTTTATTATTTACTTTTAAAACCTGCGACTCTCTTAAAATATCATATTCACTTAATACATTATAACTTAATATAATTTTTAAGAGATTATCTGTTTCTGTATAAGCCTCATTATACTCTATATCGGAATTAGAGAAAAAAAACAACGTCCCTTCATTAATGTATCGAAAATCAATAACACCGAGCCTAAATAACGAAGTTGAAAAAAAACAAAATCTATTACTTAATGGAAAATGAGATAATTCTCCGTTTTTATATAAATTTAAATAATAATCTATTGACATTTCTTTATGAAATAACATATCAAATCTTGTAGTTAATATTATATCATATTTAATATTCATCATCTTTTCATATTTTTTTCTTAATTCCCTACCTTTATTATAAGAAGCTAACATTCCATGTTCATTTTCGGGCAATTCTGAAATCTCATATAATTTAGGGTTATATATTTTCAAAAGTGTTGTTATATCATTTTGAGACAACTTTTTATTATTCATAGTTGGAAAAGAAATATCATGATCATGCCATGATTTGGTTTTTCGATTAAATTCATTCCATGTATAAAAAAATATATCTACCTTATACCCATCTTTTAAATTTGGGTTTACTATATTCTTAAAAAAATTTTTACTTGTATACTCAAAAGTTCTCACATGACCATAAAGCTGTATTGCCAATCTTTTTTTCAAAGCTTATCCTTTATTAACATTTTAAAATCCTTATGTTTTTATTAACATTCTCCAAAATATCTTTTTCTATTTCATCATTATAAACACCAGCATTTAAAACCACCAAGGAGTCATCTTGATCTTTTAAGATTTTTGGCGATTTCACTATAAATTTCGTTCCATAAAGTCTTTTTTCTTGTTTACTTGGATTATTATCTAAAATATTTATAATTTTTTCAGCATTTAAACCTTGAAAAATCAAATATTGCCCAAATAAATGTGCTCCAAAAAGATAAACTTTTTTAGTAGTATTTTCTAAAATTTCATTTAGATATAAAATTTTCTCTTGATAATATTTTTTCATATCCAAAAATAATTTTTTATTTTTCTCATATTCATTTTTCAAAACTATATTTTGAGTATTGATGTTTTCATCTTTGCAAACATGATAAAAAATACTGTGTTCTTTAAAATACTGCTTTTGAATTATCTTAAACTTATGTTTTTGTAATAAAAACTCTAAAATATTTTCATTTAAAAATATGGTATGTTCAAAATTAAGACAATTTGTAAATTTATTTTCAAGCCATTTTTCCATATTTGGCAGTGAAAATATCATCTTACCCCCCATCAAAACAGAAGAAATTTCTTCTAAAAATTCATGAGGATTATAAATATGCTCAAAAGTATGACTATGGACAATAGTATCAAAACATCTATTATTAAAAATTTCTTTATGAAAAAATCCATCTATATAATCAACATTTTTATGTTTATTTTTCGAATTAGGCTCGACTATAGTCCATTTTATATCGGCTAAATTTAAGCAATTTTGTGAAAGCTTTCCGTGTCCTCCACCTATCTCTAAAACACTCTTAGAATTATTTTTTATGATAAAATCTGCAAATTCTCTATGATGCTCTTCCCAAAGAGCTCCAA encodes:
- the thiL gene encoding thiamine-phosphate kinase gives rise to the protein MNKEDFIIKAFLNEKNGDDGAVIDDWCFSKDLFFENVHFKREWLSLEQIATKAMLVNISDAIAMNAVPKYALLGLALPKNLSENEIKALQKGFLKTSRKFNIKIIGGDTISNDKIDISLTIISKINNKAVFRKGLKKGHLLAYTGKLGRSLKGLEILQNGGALKPNHVFIKPKLRASFFYEIAPLISCAMDISDGLSKDLSRLLALNKCGISWFKKLDDYTLYSGEEYEILFAFDEKERQNIKTIAKKHGVKLNIFGKAVKGKYGFSGREHHF
- a CDS encoding alpha-2,3-sialyltransferase — translated: MENELIVSKNMQNIIIAGNGPSLKNINYKRLPREYDVFRCNQFYFEDKYYLGKKIKAVFFNPGVFLQQYHTAKQLILKNEYEIKNIFCSTFNLSFIESNDFLHQFYNFFPDAKLGYEVIENLKEFYAYIKYNEIYFNKRITSGVYMCAIAIALGYKTIYLCGIDFYEGDVIYPFEAMSTNIKTIFPGIKDFKPSNCHSKEYDIEALKLLKSIYKVNIYALCDDSILANHFPLSININNNFTLENKHNNSINDILLTDNTPGVSFYKNQLKADNKIMLDFYNILHSKDNLIKFLNKEIAVLKKQTTQRAKTRIQNHLSYKLGQALIINSKSVLGYLSLPFIILSIVISHKQEQKAYKFKVKKNPNLALPPLETYPDYKEALKEKECFTYKLGEEFIKASKNWYGGGYIKFYFKDVSRLKREIKEK
- the rsmD gene encoding 16S rRNA (guanine(966)-N(2))-methyltransferase RsmD, with amino-acid sequence MNDEFISVKDFFNHNEKRKKFLQKQEISSPKEKIKKVKETKLYTNIESGKYKGKKLLLPSLTTTRSTKSIVKSCVFNVIREDLRDKIFIEAFGGSALMAAEALSNHALKSYAIEFDVKAYKIALENAKNIDPNLEVIHANTFEILPKLIENSKNEIILYLDPPFDIREGFSDIYEKIYHFLENLDLKTLNLIIFEHHSTIKTPEKIQNFQKVKEKKFGSTSLSFYSLN
- the truD gene encoding tRNA pseudouridine(13) synthase TruD, whose product is MDLAEENTIFKPLYSLKHSPINAYFSKNSDDFVVRERPLYEFSGKGEHLILHINKKDLTTNEALKILSEASGVKIRDFGYAGLKDKQGSTFQYLSMPKKFESFLSNFSHPKLKILETFIHENKLRIGHLKGNSFFIRLKKVLPSDALKLEQALMNLDKQGFANYFGYQRFGKFGDNYKEGFEILRGKKMKNVKMKEFLISAFQSELFNRYLSKRVELSHFANDFSEKELIQIYKISKEAKELKKQEQFFKLLKGEVLGHYPFGKCFLCEDLSAELERFRARDISAMGLLIGAKAYETGEGLALNLENEIFKDALEFKAKMQGSRRFMWGYLEGLKWRYDEEKAHFCIEFFLQKGSYATVVLEEILHKNLFE
- a CDS encoding DUF5644 domain-containing protein, yielding MKKLELRIFRFDKTKDYEAYYKPYIYDNYENFASFYDLLLQVQDDDIYFDFDKDEDTYIVVNKQIIPLFTPLEKIAKEFDFSLCIEPLSTKRAIKDLIMDKNDFLDKYKYLEKFGDEEDKKLYAKYDYLYYASEILDYLPEYMGDGVFYLASKMIEKYPEKKIEILKTLADKEKGIFYHLESKNEILETTIKNLQNEILNLGLFDKNILHFDLPKTNAFDNEIKELKEIKHNFKDFNIAFYGFNACDTLKSKLKAKFISYENSTKNNGFSLLNLNPTLSYKMAADIVLDAYDSGADFMVVKEEKDFYLFDTCAKKLMQTSGREFEDFYILSHFEFLALIEGIQAPSLKNHTLKVSLI
- a CDS encoding class I SAM-dependent methyltransferase codes for the protein MNDIKFIKRQKCTINDTELELLSRDEFPLFCGCVKSDLKDDLICEQEWVISKEGVIQLKNLTPLEILYANGHDAGVVGALWEEHHREFADFIIKNNSKSVLEIGGGHGKLSQNCLNLADIKWTIVEPNSKNKHKNVDYIDGFFHKEIFNNRCFDTIVHSHTFEHIYNPHEFLEEISSVLMGGKMIFSLPNMEKWLENKFTNCLNFEHTIFLNENILEFLLQKHKFKIIQKQYFKEHSIFYHVCKDENINTQNIVLKNEYEKNKKLFLDMKKYYQEKILYLNEILENTTKKVYLFGAHLFGQYLIFQGLNAEKIINILDNNPSKQEKRLYGTKFIVKSPKILKDQDDSLVVLNAGVYNDEIEKDILENVNKNIRILKC